The Meiothermus sp. Pnk-1 DNA window TTTCAATGTCCCCTAGCCGATTTCTCGGCTTGCGCGAACCCCCCTGGGTTTTGGTGCTTGCTTGGGGTTCGCGCAACTTCAGACTACCAAAGGAACTCCGGGAAACGCAGAGCCTCTAAGAGGACGATCTCCTCTACGACTACAAACACCTCCTCAAGCTCTGGTGCAGACCTCGAGGAGCCAGCCCCCTCTTCCTGTTCGCACCTGTGGTGAGCCTGCTCGGCGTGGGGCTGTTGTATCTGCTGCTCACCGATCTGCTCTTCGCGCTGGCGGTCCTGTACGCCCGGGCTTACTGCCAGGTAACGGAGTTCGCTCCGTCGATCGAACTACCCGGGTGGGGGTTGACAAGGTATAGCTTGGGTGTTAGCGTTTGAGTTAACGTTAACTCAAAAAGTTAATCGCATAAGGACGAAACATCATTATGTCTGACGAAAAGGTTACCCTGGCTCACGTCGCCCGCCTCGCCGGTGTCTCCATGATCACGGTGTCCAAGGTGCTCAACAACAAAGGGCGCATCTCCGAGGCGACCCGGGCGCGGGTTCTCCAGGCAGCCAGCCAACTCGGCTACGTAGCCAACACCGCCGCTCGCAGCTTGCGGGGGCGCCCCACCCAGATCCTGGGGATGGTCATACCTGAACTGGTGAGCCCCTACTTTGCCGAGGTGGCACGGGCTGCGGCAGATGCGGCCAGCCAGATGGGCTACGATCTGGCCGTCTTCACCACCTCGCGTGACCCGGAGCGCGAGCGCGAACGGGTGGGCACCCTGCTAGGGGGGCTGGCCGATGGGCTGGTGTTTGTGGTTCCCATTGGAGCGGCGGGCTTTTTGGCTACCCTCGAGCGCAGCCGTGCCCCAGTAGTGCTGGTCAACCACTTCGGCCCCCCCACCCACCTCCCGGTGGTGCGTGCCGATAGCTTTGAGGGCTCTTTGGCCGCTGTGCGGCACCTGATGAACCTGGGCCACCGGCGTATCGGCTTCGTTACGGGAGCGGCTCACT harbors:
- a CDS encoding LacI family DNA-binding transcriptional regulator — translated: MSDEKVTLAHVARLAGVSMITVSKVLNNKGRISEATRARVLQAASQLGYVANTAARSLRGRPTQILGMVIPELVSPYFAEVARAAADAASQMGYDLAVFTTSRDPERERERVGTLLGGLADGLVFVVPIGAAGFLATLERSRAPVVLVNHFGPPTHLPVVRADSFEGSLAAVRHLMNLGHRRIGFVTGAAHSSQAAERLRAYRECMMAAGLWDERLVRPGDFTQQRGVEAGHELLSLEDPPTAIFAASDLTAFGVITAARSRGLQVPEGLSVVGFDNIPAAAHSHPSLTTVAHPIPAMAQAAVELIARAMAGEKLQDVLIEFPSELVVRGSSAPPPAPNNRRKSR